The Eurosta solidaginis isolate ZX-2024a chromosome 4, ASM4086904v1, whole genome shotgun sequence genome includes a window with the following:
- the LOC137251512 gene encoding zinc finger protein 431-like, giving the protein MEIIPSCRACLRPSITYIDLETTFEQSILGICLEIQPGEYTTFMDCFRICTQLKSTDCEQQMPQSICEQCGFELGIAWNFLQRAIHSDHILRQSFQNSKIEEQTNNDKAERDKEKITHISETSTDAIKEAFENDSHLENAKENAEHECNSKDTNVSNQSKKDYTIEANEEEALKLEQHFEQHSITTTTTINNRRNSLSNLINEDYYVLDVLDADIHNAEKPASRANQFVQMLNNVSCENNIENTAAVDKKIDPTSRGDCASCFQTFESEHAILRHSRPHISNGTSNIKCKICGLQITKEEMRNHLRIVHSNIVDCSQCDYKCAAYKMSDHVHRIHNEPRHFLCNICGKTFVSQSILSSHTKYHQRKVANIKSDACQICGKRFSTQHYLRLHMNVHRNERELHQCNYCDKIYISKIALENHIRLHKGETIKCDQCGKQFVRPYELNVHMRFHTRDYPFKCEVCEKKFAIKGHLRTHMWKHQGLKLQCEECGKLFTSTKALQEHSFVHSEMPFPCIYCGRGYPSKQKFKVHLKSTHLLDLTEEELLKITKSQTPKPLQRKKLTLVQADSVMKEVEVKDSEGETANEDDFLIELC; this is encoded by the exons ATGGAAATAATTCCGAGTTGTCGAGCTTGTTTGAGGCCTTCAATAACTTACATAGATCTGGAAACTACGTTCGAGCAAAGCATTCTAGGGATATGCTTGGAAATTCAGCCCGGTGAATACACAACTTTTATGGATTGCTTTAGGATTTGCACGCAATTAAAATCTACTGATTGTGAACAGCAAATGCCACAGAGCATTTGCGAACAATGTGGATTTGAGTTGGGCATAGCATGGAATTTCCTTCAAAGAGCTATTCATTCAGATCATATATTGAGACAGAGTTTTCAAAATTCTAAGATTGAAGAGCAAACAAATAATGACAAAGCTGAACGCGATAAAGAAAAGATCACCCACATTTCGGAAACATCTACAGACGCAATCAAAGAAGCCTTTGAAAATGATTCCCATCTAGAG AATGCAAAAGAAAATGCTGAACACGAGTGCAATTCGAAGGACACAAATGTTTCCAACCAAAGTAAAAAAG ATTACACCATTGAAGCCAACGAGGAGGAAGCCTTAAAACTAGAACAACACTTCGAACAACAtagtattacaacaacaacaacgataaatAATCGCAGAAACTCcttatcaaatttaataaatgagGATTATTACGTACTCGATGTATTGGATGCTGATATACATAATGCAGAAAAACCCGCAAGTCGGGCTAACCAATTCGTGCAAATGCTTAATAATGTATCATGTGAAAATAACATTGAGAATACAGCAGCAGTGGACaagaaaattg atCCGACATCTAGGGGCGATTGTGCCTCTTGTTTTCAAACCTTTGAAAGCGAACATGCCATATTACGTCATTCCCGACCCCACATATCAAATGGGACATCAAATATTAAATGTAAAATATGTGGTTTACAAATTACCAAAGAAGAAATGCGCAACCATTTAAGAATAGTACACTCAAATATTGTGGATTGCAGCCAATGTGATTATAAATGTGCAGCGTACAAAATGTCAGATCATGTGCATCGTATTCATAACGAACCAAGACactttttatgtaatatatgtg GTAAAACGTTTGTCAGTCAAAGCATATTGAGCTCTCATACCAAGTATCACCAACGAAAAGTGGCAAATATTAAATCCGATGCCTGTCAAATATGTGGCAAACGGTTTTCAACTCAACATTATTTGCGCTTACATATGAATGTGCATCGAAACGAACGCGAGCTGCATCAATGTAACTACTGTGATAAAATTTACATTAGTAAAATAGCTTTGGAAAATCATATACGGCTTCATAAAGGCGAAACAATCAAGTGCGACCAGTGTG GCAAACAATTTGTACGTCCATATGAATTGAATGTACATATGCGTTTTCATACACGTGACTATCCCTTTAAATGTGAAGTTTGTGAAAAAAAATTCGCTATAAAAGGCCATCTACGCACTCATATGTGGAAGCATCAAGGATTGAAGCTACAATGCGAAGAATGTGGAAAGCTCTTCACTTCAACTAAAGCATTACAAGAACATTCATTTGTGCACAGCGAAATGCCTTTCCCGTGCATTTATTGCGGTCGTGGATATCCttcaaaacaaaa GTTTAAAGTCCATCTCAAATCTACCCACCTTCTCGATCTAACAGAAGAGGAGCTCTTAAAAATTACGAAATCGCAAACTCCAAAACCTTTACAAAGGAAAAAACTTACTTTGGTACAAGCGGATAGTGTTATGAAAGAGGTAGAAGTGAAGGATAGCGAGGGTGAGACTGCAAACGAAGATGACTTTCTTATTGAACTTTGTTAA